Proteins from a genomic interval of Thermodesulfobacteriota bacterium:
- a CDS encoding CheR family methyltransferase, which produces MRQPDAPAPPCAALASGKTAPQPGGIMPVAVPAPGGRRRPVLVAGIGASAGGLTPLRTLLAGLEQGQGLALVIVFHLPAPADSDVASTLAGETSLAVVEAVDGAAIEADHVYVTPPGKSLSLTGGRLTVLDVAQCQSLVLPVDHFFCTLAVDQGHRAVGLILSGSGTDGTHGLAEIKTLGGATVAQTPASADFPEMPASAIAAGHADAVLPPAGLSAYLRQRASELLALTTRQEEEAGLAAVLAAIQAFTGHDFHCYKRATLERRIRRRMALHGLATFDDYARLLRTHRGEPAAMRQDLLIGVTAFFRQAEAWLFLQDKVVVEVVAAAPPHSTLRAWVPACANGKEAYSLGILFAEAIEKSGKALGLQLFATDADEAAVRGARAGQYAEEEMKGVTPARLARYFERQEGGYQVAKPLSEVMVFAQQDLTCDPPFSRLDLVSCRNLLIYLDQPAQRRIIQLFHFALREGGYLFLGAAETVSGHEHLFDPVSTRWRIYRKKGLATPIGLDLPRRAAGRLLPALPAQSRPRPRLAEMAHQGIAERFGPPSVVVDRHGAPLFLHGDLGDFLHLPPGVQTGLLVDAAREGLQHRLASALGQAVSENARIAVQARVKKGGRLLPVRVTVSPLRQSPEAEGLFLVTFERQRVTRAARGTAVEAAPSRLSQVEDELLLTREELSGTIERLEQSNEHLRAANEEAMSANEELQAANEELHTSQEELHSLNEELQAVNQRLQEKVAELERAGNDIANLLVSGGVATLFLDQDLRVRRFTPAVTRLFSLIDSDIGRPITEVVRRFQDPIFLDDARRVLKGLAPAAAEVQAEDGTWHSRRILPYRTQSGRVEGVVVTFADVTGLKELTDALRVSEARAHWVGRFPAENPNPVIRVSASGVVLYQNPAARAQPAWRGEVGQLLPQEELRRLARQALAEGSTIEEDMELGDILFAVAVAPVPAEGYANMYGRNVTDRRRAEDLARQRLAEIEDLYRSAPVGLGVLDRELRFVRINERLAEMHGIPAPAHIGKRMRDLLPELAEVAGPMLRRILTTGQPQEDIEIVSETPAQPGVKRSFLEQWLPITDAQGQVTGLSMVVEETTARKAAEEALRRSREDLDRAQAVGQIGSWRLDTRENTLAWSDETYRIFGVPPGTPLTYEAFLKAVHPDDREQVAAQWEAALGGAPYDLEHRIVVDGRVKWVREKAYLERDAGGRLLGGFGIAQDITELKEGDEALRRAVDELRRSNEDLQQFAYVASHDLQEPLRMVKGFLKLLDDRYKPQLDDKARQFITYAVEGATRMSQLISDLLEFSRVASRADRLRPTDAEQVLAKALANLGSRIRKSGSVVTHDALPVVLGDATQLMQLFQNLISNAIKFRQNNGPCVVHVGVAKDGSQWRFSVRDNGIGIAEAALERVFVIFQRLHTREQYSGTGIGLAICKKIVERHGGRIWVESRVGEGSIFFFTLPEAS; this is translated from the coding sequence CGGGCGGGCGCCGGCGGCCGGTGCTGGTGGCCGGTATCGGCGCCTCGGCCGGGGGGCTTACGCCCCTGCGCACCCTCCTGGCCGGCCTGGAACAGGGCCAGGGGCTGGCGCTGGTGATTGTTTTTCACCTGCCGGCGCCGGCGGACAGCGACGTCGCCAGCACGCTGGCCGGTGAGACGTCGCTGGCGGTGGTGGAGGCGGTGGATGGCGCTGCCATCGAGGCGGATCATGTCTACGTCACCCCCCCCGGCAAGTCCCTGTCCCTGACCGGAGGCCGGCTGACGGTTCTGGACGTGGCGCAGTGCCAGAGCCTCGTGCTGCCCGTTGACCATTTCTTCTGCACCCTGGCCGTCGATCAGGGCCACCGGGCGGTGGGGCTGATCCTGTCGGGCAGCGGCACGGACGGCACCCACGGGCTGGCGGAGATCAAGACCCTGGGCGGCGCCACCGTGGCCCAGACGCCGGCGAGCGCCGATTTCCCGGAGATGCCGGCCAGCGCCATCGCCGCCGGCCATGCCGATGCGGTGCTGCCACCGGCCGGGCTCAGCGCCTATCTGCGGCAGCGGGCCAGCGAGCTTCTCGCCCTCACCACCCGCCAGGAGGAGGAGGCCGGTCTGGCGGCCGTCCTGGCCGCGATCCAGGCCTTTACCGGTCACGATTTCCACTGCTACAAGCGGGCCACCCTGGAGCGCCGGATCCGCCGGCGGATGGCCCTCCACGGCCTGGCCACCTTCGACGACTACGCCCGCCTGCTGCGCACCCATCGCGGAGAGCCAGCCGCCATGCGCCAGGACCTCCTGATCGGCGTCACCGCGTTCTTCCGGCAGGCCGAGGCCTGGCTTTTCTTGCAGGACAAGGTCGTGGTCGAAGTGGTCGCTGCCGCGCCGCCGCATTCCACCCTGCGGGCCTGGGTGCCGGCCTGCGCCAATGGCAAGGAGGCGTACAGCCTGGGCATCCTCTTCGCCGAAGCGATTGAGAAAAGCGGCAAGGCGCTGGGCCTGCAACTTTTTGCCACCGATGCCGACGAGGCGGCCGTCCGCGGCGCCCGGGCGGGGCAGTACGCCGAGGAGGAGATGAAAGGGGTGACGCCGGCCCGCCTGGCCCGCTATTTCGAGCGCCAGGAGGGCGGCTACCAGGTGGCCAAGCCGCTCTCGGAGGTCATGGTCTTTGCCCAGCAGGACCTGACCTGCGACCCACCGTTCTCCAGACTCGACCTGGTGAGCTGCCGCAACCTCCTCATCTACCTCGATCAACCGGCGCAACGACGGATCATCCAGCTGTTCCATTTCGCCTTGCGGGAGGGCGGCTACCTCTTCCTGGGCGCGGCCGAGACCGTGAGTGGCCACGAGCACCTGTTCGATCCGGTATCGACCCGCTGGCGGATCTACCGCAAGAAGGGCCTGGCCACCCCCATCGGCCTTGATCTGCCGCGCCGTGCCGCCGGCCGGCTGCTGCCGGCCCTGCCCGCCCAGTCCCGTCCCCGCCCGCGGCTGGCGGAGATGGCCCACCAGGGGATCGCCGAGCGGTTCGGCCCGCCTTCTGTGGTCGTGGACCGCCACGGCGCGCCCCTTTTTCTCCACGGCGACCTCGGGGACTTTCTCCACCTGCCGCCCGGCGTCCAGACCGGTCTTCTGGTGGATGCCGCCCGGGAAGGCTTGCAGCACCGGCTGGCGTCGGCCCTGGGCCAGGCGGTGAGCGAGAATGCCAGGATCGCCGTGCAGGCCCGGGTGAAGAAAGGCGGCCGGCTCCTGCCGGTGCGGGTCACGGTCAGCCCTCTGCGGCAGTCCCCCGAGGCTGAGGGCCTGTTCCTGGTGACCTTCGAGCGGCAGCGGGTGACGCGGGCAGCCCGGGGAACGGCGGTCGAGGCAGCGCCCAGCCGGCTCAGCCAGGTGGAGGACGAGCTTTTGCTCACCCGCGAGGAGCTCTCCGGCACCATCGAGCGGCTGGAGCAGTCCAACGAGCACCTCCGGGCGGCCAATGAAGAGGCCATGTCCGCCAACGAGGAGCTGCAGGCGGCCAACGAGGAGCTGCACACCTCCCAGGAGGAGCTGCACAGCCTGAACGAGGAGCTGCAGGCGGTCAACCAGCGGCTCCAGGAGAAGGTGGCGGAGCTGGAGCGGGCTGGCAACGACATCGCCAACCTCCTGGTCTCCGGCGGGGTGGCGACGCTCTTTCTGGACCAGGACCTGCGGGTCCGCCGGTTCACCCCGGCCGTCACTCGGCTCTTCAGCCTGATCGACAGCGATATCGGCCGGCCCATCACCGAGGTGGTGCGCCGGTTCCAGGATCCGATCTTCCTGGATGACGCGCGGCGGGTGCTCAAGGGCCTGGCGCCGGCAGCGGCCGAGGTGCAGGCCGAGGACGGTACCTGGCACAGCCGGCGTATCCTGCCCTACCGGACCCAAAGTGGCCGTGTCGAAGGGGTGGTGGTCACCTTCGCCGATGTCACCGGGCTCAAGGAGCTGACCGACGCCTTGCGGGTCAGCGAGGCCCGGGCCCACTGGGTGGGACGCTTCCCGGCGGAAAACCCCAATCCGGTCATCCGCGTCTCGGCCAGCGGCGTGGTCCTCTACCAGAACCCCGCGGCCCGGGCCCAGCCGGCCTGGCGTGGTGAAGTCGGCCAGCTCCTGCCCCAGGAGGAGCTGCGGCGCCTGGCCAGGCAGGCCCTGGCCGAGGGCAGCACCATCGAAGAGGATATGGAGCTGGGGGACATCCTTTTTGCAGTGGCCGTCGCTCCCGTCCCGGCGGAAGGCTACGCCAACATGTACGGCCGCAATGTCACCGACCGCCGCCGGGCCGAGGATCTGGCACGGCAGCGCCTGGCCGAGATCGAAGACCTGTACCGCAGCGCACCGGTGGGCCTCGGGGTGCTGGACCGGGAGCTGCGCTTCGTGCGCATCAACGAGCGCCTGGCGGAGATGCACGGCATCCCGGCCCCGGCCCACATCGGCAAACGGATGCGGGATCTTCTGCCCGAGCTGGCTGAGGTCGCCGGGCCGATGCTGCGCCGCATCCTGACCACCGGCCAGCCGCAGGAAGACATCGAGATCGTCAGCGAGACCCCGGCCCAGCCAGGGGTCAAGCGCAGCTTCCTGGAACAGTGGCTGCCGATCACCGATGCCCAGGGCCAGGTGACGGGCCTCAGCATGGTGGTCGAGGAGACCACCGCCCGCAAGGCGGCCGAGGAGGCCCTGCGGCGCAGCCGGGAAGATCTTGACCGCGCCCAGGCGGTAGGGCAGATCGGGAGCTGGCGCCTGGACACCCGGGAGAACACGCTCGCCTGGTCCGACGAGACCTACCGCATCTTCGGGGTGCCACCGGGCACGCCCCTGACCTACGAGGCCTTTCTGAAGGCTGTCCATCCCGATGACCGCGAGCAGGTGGCCGCCCAATGGGAGGCGGCGTTGGGCGGCGCCCCTTATGACCTCGAGCATCGGATCGTGGTGGACGGCCGGGTCAAGTGGGTCCGGGAGAAGGCCTACCTGGAACGGGATGCGGGAGGCCGTCTTCTGGGCGGTTTCGGGATCGCCCAGGACATCACCGAGCTCAAGGAGGGCGACGAGGCGCTGCGGCGAGCGGTGGACGAGCTGCGGCGCTCCAATGAGGACCTGCAGCAGTTCGCCTACGTGGCCAGCCACGACCTGCAGGAGCCGCTCAGGATGGTCAAGGGCTTTCTGAAGCTGCTCGACGACCGCTACAAGCCGCAGCTGGACGACAAGGCCCGGCAGTTCATCACCTACGCGGTCGAGGGCGCGACCCGCATGTCGCAGCTCATCAGCGACCTCCTGGAATTCAGCCGGGTGGCGAGCCGGGCTGACCGCCTCCGGCCGACGGATGCGGAGCAGGTCCTGGCCAAGGCCCTGGCCAACCTGGGCAGCCGTATCCGCAAGTCCGGCTCGGTGGTGACCCACGACGCGCTGCCGGTGGTGCTGGGAGACGCCACCCAGCTCATGCAGCTCTTCCAGAACCTCATCAGCAATGCCATCAAGTTTCGCCAGAACAACGGCCCCTGCGTGGTGCACGTCGGGGTGGCCAAGGACGGCAGCCAGTGGCGGTTCTCGGTGCGGGATAACGGCATCGGCATCGCCGAGGCCGCGCT